The following coding sequences lie in one Mycobacterium sp. DL440 genomic window:
- a CDS encoding MCE family protein, whose protein sequence is MSRDAKRQLAGLATVVVIAAIVAGSIVLFRGGVAPTASVTVISPRAGLVMNPEAKVKLHGAQVGKVVAIDALPDGQAALRLVMNPDDLQLIPANTGVEIASSTVFGAKFVQLVPPPEPSQKAMYAGQVLDATHTTVEINTVFEQLVSVLAQIQPEKLNQTLGAMAQAIDGRGDKLGQTLVDLDALLAKIAPSLQTMSHEIAVAPQVFNAYADAGPDLMDTIRNATQLSDTVYDRRDDLDALLISAIGLADVGNDVVATNSAAVTDAMRLLVPTTNLLNQYNPALTCALKGMEPLALGPPQPLPGVMLLDSFLLGTERYRYPGNLPKVAATGGPQCMGLPDVGFQNRPPFLVTDIDANPAQYGNQGILLNSEGLKQALYGPLDGPPRNTMQIGQPG, encoded by the coding sequence ATGTCGCGTGACGCTAAACGTCAACTGGCCGGTCTGGCCACGGTCGTGGTGATCGCCGCGATCGTCGCCGGCTCCATCGTGCTGTTCCGCGGAGGAGTGGCGCCCACCGCTTCGGTGACCGTCATCTCTCCACGGGCCGGTCTGGTGATGAACCCCGAGGCCAAGGTCAAACTGCACGGTGCGCAGGTCGGCAAGGTCGTCGCCATCGACGCGCTGCCCGACGGACAGGCGGCGCTGCGGCTGGTGATGAATCCCGATGACCTGCAACTGATTCCCGCCAACACCGGGGTGGAGATCGCATCGAGCACGGTATTCGGCGCCAAGTTCGTCCAGCTTGTCCCGCCGCCGGAGCCGTCGCAGAAGGCGATGTACGCCGGCCAGGTCCTCGACGCCACTCACACCACCGTCGAGATCAACACGGTGTTCGAGCAATTGGTGTCGGTGCTGGCGCAGATCCAGCCGGAGAAGCTGAACCAGACACTCGGCGCGATGGCTCAGGCCATCGACGGCCGCGGCGACAAACTGGGTCAGACCCTGGTCGACCTCGACGCCCTGCTGGCCAAGATCGCCCCCAGCCTTCAAACGATGAGTCATGAGATTGCCGTCGCGCCACAGGTGTTCAACGCCTACGCCGACGCCGGACCGGATCTGATGGACACCATTCGCAATGCGACGCAGCTCAGCGACACAGTCTACGATCGCCGCGACGATCTGGACGCGTTGCTGATCAGCGCGATCGGGCTGGCCGATGTCGGCAACGACGTGGTTGCGACCAACAGTGCCGCGGTGACCGACGCGATGCGGCTGCTGGTGCCGACGACGAACCTGCTCAATCAGTACAACCCGGCGCTCACCTGCGCACTCAAGGGAATGGAGCCACTTGCTCTTGGCCCGCCGCAGCCATTGCCCGGCGTGATGCTGCTGGACTCGTTCCTGTTGGGCACCGAACGGTACCGCTATCCGGGGAACCTGCCGAAGGTAGCCGCCACTGGTGGCCCGCAATGCATGGGCCTGCCCGACGTCGGTTTCCAGAACCGGCCACCGTTCCTGGTGACCGATATCGATGCCAACCCAGCGCAATACGGAAACCAGGGAATCCTGTTGAACTCCGAGGGGCTCAAGCAAGCGCTGTACGGCCCGCTCGACGGCCCGCCCCGCAACACCATGCAGATAGGACAGCCGGGATGA
- a CDS encoding MCE family protein — MMRSSGTAIKFGVFGVTMLLLTGALFAIMGQYRTGSTNGYSAVFTDASSLKAGDSVRVAGIRVGTVNNVALQPDNTVLVHFDSDREVVMTTATKIAVRYLDLVGNRYLELLEGPGSTKIQPPGSQIPLGRTEPALDLDLLLGGLKPVIQGLNAQNVNALTNSLIQILQGQGGTVESLMSHTTSFTQALADNGQTVQQLIDNLKTTVATVAKDGDKFSGAVEQLQQLVTGLSQERDPIGEAITALDNGTASLTDLMTQARPPLSGTVDQLTRLAPLLSNEDDMARMDLSLQNAPKNYRKLVRLGAYGSFINQYLCGMNVRVTDLQGRTAYFPWIMQNTGRCGEP, encoded by the coding sequence ATGATGCGCAGCAGCGGCACCGCCATCAAGTTCGGCGTGTTCGGAGTGACGATGTTGCTCTTGACCGGAGCGCTGTTCGCCATCATGGGGCAGTACCGGACTGGGTCGACCAACGGCTATTCGGCGGTGTTCACCGACGCCTCCAGCCTGAAGGCCGGTGATTCTGTCCGGGTGGCCGGTATCCGCGTCGGCACGGTCAATAACGTTGCGCTGCAACCCGATAACACGGTGCTGGTGCACTTCGATTCGGACCGTGAAGTCGTCATGACGACCGCCACCAAGATTGCGGTGCGTTACCTGGACCTGGTCGGCAACCGCTATCTGGAACTGCTCGAGGGCCCGGGATCGACCAAGATCCAGCCGCCGGGTTCGCAGATCCCGCTCGGGCGCACCGAGCCGGCGCTGGATCTCGACCTCCTCCTCGGCGGGCTCAAGCCGGTCATCCAGGGTCTCAACGCCCAGAATGTCAACGCCTTGACGAACTCGTTGATCCAGATACTGCAGGGCCAGGGTGGCACGGTGGAATCGCTGATGTCCCATACGACGTCGTTCACCCAGGCTCTCGCCGACAACGGCCAGACAGTGCAACAGCTGATTGACAACCTGAAAACCACCGTGGCAACGGTTGCCAAGGACGGCGACAAATTCTCGGGCGCCGTCGAACAACTTCAACAGCTGGTCACCGGTCTGTCGCAGGAGCGAGATCCCATCGGAGAAGCCATCACCGCTCTGGACAACGGGACCGCGTCCCTGACGGATCTGATGACGCAGGCCAGACCGCCCCTGTCGGGCACGGTGGACCAACTGACACGCCTCGCACCCCTGCTGTCCAATGAGGACGACATGGCGCGGATGGATCTGTCGTTGCAGAACGCGCCCAAGAACTACCGCAAGCTCGTCCGGCTGGGCGCTTACGGCAGTTTCATCAACCAGTACCTGTGCGGCATGAATGTCCGGGTCACCGACCTGCAGGGGCGCACCGCGTACTTCCCGTGGATCATGCAGAACACCGGCCGCTGTGGGGAGCCCTGA
- a CDS encoding TetR/AcrR family transcriptional regulator, with the protein MPRGKGPTLTERRAEELRLSIATAARDIFIADGDTSATVERICAEVGIATRTFYRHFPVKEDVLGPLFRRSEGEMRGVLACAAADADPVDVLVDMFTGEVQNRQTVEMDRKFMSLMADTPQYRLRWMEWSGNLAEAVTEFLAGHFELGDDAFTRSLPARLVLHVSSNAYVWWTDAKEPHELDELVVAHRRGIDLALAGLQRLGAA; encoded by the coding sequence ATGCCCAGAGGTAAAGGGCCGACGCTCACCGAGCGTCGTGCAGAGGAACTGCGGCTGAGCATCGCTACGGCCGCCCGTGACATCTTTATCGCTGACGGTGACACCTCGGCCACCGTGGAGCGCATCTGCGCCGAAGTCGGCATCGCGACGCGTACGTTCTACCGGCACTTCCCGGTCAAGGAAGACGTGCTGGGACCGTTGTTCCGGCGAAGCGAGGGCGAGATGCGCGGCGTGTTGGCCTGCGCTGCAGCGGACGCTGATCCCGTAGACGTCCTCGTCGACATGTTCACGGGCGAGGTCCAAAACCGGCAGACGGTCGAAATGGACCGAAAGTTCATGTCGCTCATGGCCGATACTCCGCAGTACCGCTTGCGCTGGATGGAATGGAGCGGAAACCTCGCCGAGGCCGTCACCGAGTTTCTGGCGGGACACTTCGAACTGGGTGACGACGCGTTCACCCGGTCGTTGCCGGCCAGGCTTGTTCTCCACGTCAGCAGCAATGCGTACGTCTGGTGGACCGACGCCAAGGAACCGCACGAACTCGACGAGTTGGTGGTCGCACACCGGCGCGGAATTGACTTGGCGCTGGCGGGTCTTCAGCGGTTGGGCGCAGCCTGA
- a CDS encoding ABC transporter permease, translating into MSAALQSAYPRLSRAVRRPGAVLSGIGDHVLFYGRALAGMPFAAAHYRKEVVRLIAEISMGAGTLAMIGGTVVIVGFLTLATGGVLAIQGYSSLGNIGIEALTGFLAAFINVRISAPIVAGIGLAATFGAGVTAQLGAMRINEEVDALEAMAIRPVEYLVSTRIVAGMIAITPLYSIAVILSFVASQFTTVVLLGQSGGLYGHYFSTFLNPIDLLWSFLQALLMALAILLVHTYFGFFATGGPAGVGVAVGNAVRTSLIVVVSITLLISLAVYGSNGNFNLSG; encoded by the coding sequence ATGAGCGCAGCACTTCAATCGGCCTACCCGCGTCTGTCCCGAGCTGTACGACGGCCCGGTGCCGTGCTGAGCGGCATCGGTGACCACGTTCTGTTCTACGGCCGGGCCCTGGCGGGCATGCCCTTCGCCGCCGCGCACTACCGGAAGGAAGTTGTCCGGCTGATCGCCGAAATCAGCATGGGTGCAGGAACATTGGCCATGATCGGCGGAACCGTCGTCATCGTCGGATTCCTGACCCTGGCGACCGGCGGGGTGCTGGCCATCCAGGGCTACAGCTCGCTGGGCAACATCGGCATCGAAGCGCTGACCGGATTCCTGGCGGCCTTCATCAACGTCCGGATCTCGGCGCCCATCGTGGCCGGCATCGGTCTGGCCGCCACCTTCGGCGCCGGCGTGACCGCCCAACTCGGCGCGATGCGGATCAACGAAGAGGTCGACGCGCTCGAAGCCATGGCGATCCGGCCTGTCGAGTATCTGGTGTCCACGCGCATCGTGGCCGGGATGATCGCGATCACGCCGCTGTACTCGATCGCGGTCATCCTGTCGTTTGTGGCCAGCCAGTTCACCACCGTCGTGCTGCTCGGGCAGTCCGGTGGTCTGTACGGGCACTACTTCAGCACGTTCCTCAACCCGATCGACCTGCTCTGGTCGTTCTTGCAGGCACTGCTGATGGCGTTGGCGATCCTGCTGGTGCACACCTACTTCGGCTTCTTCGCCACCGGCGGCCCGGCCGGGGTGGGGGTGGCGGTCGGAAATGCAGTGCGGACGTCGCTGATCGTCGTCGTCTCGATCACCCTGCTGATCTCGCTGGCCGTCTACGGCTCCAACGGCAACTTCAACCTCTCCGGCTAA
- a CDS encoding Rieske 2Fe-2S domain-containing protein → MTTTQLDDDHIRHIEAAALPQRFARGWHCLGLSKHFEGGKPQAVAAFGQRLVVFRDRAGVLQVLDAYCRHMGGDLSEGEVKGDEVACPFHDWRWGGDGRCKAVPYSKRTPRLARTARWQTMEQDGMVFVWNDPEGNPPSADVAIPRIPGAGTGGWTDWYWHSTVIETNCREIVDNLVDMAHFFYIHGSVPDQFKNIFEGHVATQFMSSGIRQDFAADTDAPMMLGTTSVASYWGPSFMIDDLTYHLEHGDQKTVLLNCHYPIDANSFVLQYGIIVEKSPLVPDEQAAATAVALGDWVKKGFDEDIEIWRNKARIDNPLLCEEDGPVYQLRRWYEQFYVDIADVTPDMVDRFEFEVDVTHPREVWTQHMAAGEAVPALG, encoded by the coding sequence ATGACTACCACGCAACTCGACGACGACCACATCCGGCACATCGAAGCCGCCGCACTGCCACAGCGCTTCGCGCGGGGCTGGCACTGCCTCGGCCTGAGCAAGCACTTCGAGGGCGGAAAGCCGCAAGCTGTAGCGGCGTTCGGGCAGCGGCTCGTCGTGTTCCGCGACCGTGCCGGCGTGCTGCAGGTGTTGGACGCCTACTGCAGGCACATGGGCGGTGATTTGTCCGAGGGTGAAGTGAAGGGCGATGAGGTGGCGTGCCCCTTCCACGATTGGCGATGGGGCGGAGACGGCCGCTGCAAGGCAGTACCGTACTCGAAACGCACTCCGCGCCTTGCCCGTACCGCCAGGTGGCAGACCATGGAGCAGGACGGCATGGTGTTCGTCTGGAATGACCCGGAAGGCAACCCACCGTCGGCCGACGTGGCCATCCCGCGCATTCCCGGTGCGGGTACCGGAGGTTGGACCGACTGGTACTGGCACTCGACCGTCATCGAGACCAACTGTCGCGAGATCGTCGACAACTTGGTCGATATGGCGCACTTCTTCTACATCCATGGCAGCGTCCCCGACCAATTCAAGAACATCTTCGAAGGCCACGTCGCGACGCAGTTCATGTCCAGCGGGATCCGCCAAGACTTCGCCGCAGATACCGACGCGCCGATGATGCTGGGCACCACGTCCGTTGCGTCGTACTGGGGTCCGTCGTTCATGATCGACGATCTGACCTACCACCTCGAGCACGGCGACCAGAAGACGGTGCTGCTGAACTGTCACTACCCCATCGATGCGAACTCGTTCGTGCTGCAGTACGGCATCATCGTCGAGAAGTCACCTCTGGTTCCTGACGAGCAGGCGGCAGCGACGGCCGTCGCGCTCGGCGATTGGGTGAAGAAGGGTTTCGACGAGGACATCGAGATCTGGCGCAACAAGGCCCGCATCGACAATCCGTTGTTGTGCGAGGAGGACGGCCCCGTCTACCAGCTGCGCCGGTGGTACGAGCAGTTCTACGTCGATATCGCGGACGTCACACCCGACATGGTGGACCGGTTCGAGTTTGAGGTCGATGTGACACATCCGCGCGAGGTGTGGACGCAACATATGGCTGCGGGCGAGGCTGTGCCTGCGCTGGGCTGA
- a CDS encoding thioesterase family protein — protein sequence MKHLPTAAEIAALPDPMTATVTSSFIDSNGHMNVLHYLEFASLGADRAVRRIGIDDEYRSDRRMGVFTAEHHLRYYGELLEGDEFAIHGRFLKRSAKVVHLMTFVVDCARQQLACTLEIVLVHVNLDSRRPVEMPENIAAAIDRSIATSSRLAWSAPVCGAMGVRD from the coding sequence ATGAAGCACTTGCCTACCGCCGCGGAGATCGCCGCCCTGCCTGACCCGATGACCGCTACCGTCACCAGTAGTTTTATCGACTCGAACGGCCACATGAACGTGCTGCACTATCTGGAATTCGCGTCGTTGGGTGCGGACAGGGCTGTGCGCCGTATCGGGATCGACGATGAGTACCGGTCAGATCGACGGATGGGAGTGTTCACCGCCGAGCACCATCTGCGTTACTACGGCGAACTGCTTGAAGGCGATGAATTCGCCATCCACGGAAGGTTCCTCAAACGCAGTGCCAAGGTGGTGCACCTGATGACGTTCGTAGTGGACTGCGCCCGTCAGCAGTTGGCCTGCACGTTGGAGATCGTGCTGGTGCACGTGAACCTGGACTCGCGGCGGCCCGTCGAAATGCCTGAGAACATCGCGGCGGCCATCGACCGAAGCATTGCAACCTCCAGCCGCCTGGCCTGGTCGGCACCGGTGTGCGGGGCGATGGGCGTGCGGGACTGA
- a CDS encoding ABC transporter permease, whose translation MLQRQLAGPLEGVGGLFAMSVDAARFVVRRPFQWREFLDQSWFVARVSVAPTLLVAIPFTVLVSFTLNILLRELGAADLSGAGAAFGAVTQVGPMVTVLIVAGAGATAMCADLGSRTVREEIDAMEVLGINPIQRLVTPRMLASGLVALLLNSVVVIIGILGGYLFSVFVQDVNPGAFAAGITLLTGIPEVVISCVKAALFGLIAGLVACYRGLTVSGGGAKAVGNAVNETVVYAFMALFVVNVVVTAIGIQMTTR comes from the coding sequence ATGTTGCAGCGACAACTCGCCGGCCCACTCGAGGGGGTGGGTGGGTTGTTCGCCATGTCCGTGGACGCCGCACGGTTCGTGGTGCGCCGGCCGTTCCAATGGCGCGAATTCCTTGACCAGTCCTGGTTCGTGGCACGGGTATCCGTGGCACCGACGCTCCTGGTGGCGATCCCGTTCACCGTCCTGGTGTCGTTCACGTTGAACATTCTCCTTCGCGAACTGGGTGCGGCGGATCTCTCCGGGGCAGGTGCGGCGTTCGGCGCCGTGACCCAGGTCGGGCCGATGGTGACGGTGTTGATCGTCGCCGGCGCCGGAGCCACCGCGATGTGTGCCGATCTGGGATCGCGCACCGTCCGTGAAGAGATCGACGCCATGGAGGTTCTGGGCATCAACCCGATACAGCGTCTGGTCACTCCACGGATGCTGGCCTCGGGTCTGGTGGCGCTGCTGCTCAACAGCGTCGTGGTGATCATCGGAATCCTTGGCGGATACCTGTTCTCGGTGTTCGTCCAGGATGTCAACCCCGGCGCGTTCGCCGCAGGTATCACCCTGCTCACCGGCATTCCGGAGGTCGTCATTTCCTGCGTCAAAGCGGCACTGTTCGGCCTGATCGCCGGACTGGTCGCCTGCTACCGCGGTCTGACCGTCTCGGGCGGGGGCGCCAAGGCGGTCGGTAATGCCGTCAACGAGACCGTCGTCTACGCGTTCATGGCGCTGTTCGTGGTCAACGTGGTGGTCACCGCCATCGGCATCCAGATGACGACCCGATGA
- a CDS encoding VOC family protein codes for MYGLGTPHHLGFVVEDLERAARDMLHVHGVAVTLFDETHYPCVIDGVLHDTVQRIGLSSGPPHVELIRAVPDSPVWRPTTGIHHIGFVAVDVPAASAALARRGAPLWMRGAKDGGAGNNAVYHRDPLGQVIELMDGSAARRMAARVGGFRV; via the coding sequence ATGTATGGATTGGGTACCCCTCATCATCTTGGCTTCGTCGTCGAGGATCTCGAGCGCGCCGCTCGGGACATGCTTCACGTGCACGGCGTCGCGGTCACGCTATTCGACGAGACGCACTATCCCTGCGTCATCGACGGCGTGCTGCACGACACCGTGCAGCGCATTGGATTATCCAGCGGCCCACCGCATGTGGAACTCATCCGGGCAGTGCCCGACTCCCCGGTGTGGCGGCCCACCACAGGCATTCATCACATCGGCTTCGTCGCCGTCGACGTGCCCGCCGCCTCGGCCGCCCTGGCCCGTCGCGGAGCGCCACTGTGGATGCGTGGCGCCAAGGACGGTGGCGCGGGCAACAACGCCGTCTACCACCGGGATCCGCTGGGGCAGGTCATCGAGCTCATGGATGGTTCGGCGGCGCGGCGGATGGCCGCACGTGTAGGCGGATTTCGGGTCTGA
- a CDS encoding IclR family transcriptional regulator: MSTSHDDGAPIAMLNRVASLLEVFGARQTLTLAEISRYSSVPRSSAHRILQGLVQLGWVERQGVEYALGLRMFELGSQAVRQRRVPDAALPVMADLHRRTGLTAHLSILANAHVLHVERFGVWPSTGACWQAGFKQAVEQSAPGRALLAQIDESAWPELRYAVTSPYGIRNRTELDRNLDKVRARGGVAVDAEGCELGVTVVAAAIGVSEGGNRFTLSLCGPARSTRVEPVIATVRSASWAIWHALSDVPRNSASQARAAHRAVTPTMVQRPGEATVAAIGGR; this comes from the coding sequence GTGTCAACGTCGCACGACGACGGGGCTCCCATCGCGATGCTCAATCGGGTGGCTTCGCTTCTGGAGGTCTTCGGTGCACGGCAAACGCTCACGCTGGCGGAGATCAGCCGTTATTCGAGCGTTCCCCGCTCGTCGGCTCATCGCATCCTGCAGGGCCTGGTCCAGCTCGGCTGGGTCGAACGTCAGGGCGTCGAATACGCGCTGGGGCTGAGGATGTTCGAACTCGGCAGCCAAGCCGTGCGACAACGTCGGGTTCCCGATGCCGCATTGCCGGTAATGGCGGACCTGCACCGGCGCACCGGGCTGACGGCGCATCTGAGCATCCTCGCGAATGCGCACGTGCTGCACGTCGAACGCTTCGGGGTGTGGCCCAGCACCGGCGCTTGTTGGCAGGCCGGTTTCAAACAAGCCGTGGAACAAAGTGCACCCGGCCGTGCGCTGCTGGCGCAGATCGACGAGTCAGCATGGCCGGAGTTGCGGTACGCGGTGACCTCACCATACGGAATTCGGAACCGGACGGAGTTGGATCGAAACCTGGACAAGGTGCGCGCCCGCGGCGGGGTCGCCGTCGATGCTGAGGGCTGTGAACTAGGCGTCACCGTCGTGGCCGCCGCCATCGGCGTATCCGAGGGCGGCAACCGGTTCACGCTGTCACTGTGCGGACCCGCCAGGTCGACGCGCGTCGAACCTGTCATCGCCACGGTGCGCAGCGCGTCGTGGGCAATCTGGCACGCCCTGTCAGACGTCCCGCGCAACAGCGCAAGCCAGGCGCGAGCAGCGCACCGCGCGGTGACGCCGACCATGGTCCAACGGCCCGGTGAGGCCACCGTGGCTGCCATCGGAGGTAGGTGA
- a CDS encoding alpha/beta fold hydrolase, giving the protein MSNSASVTNGAGTGHALREIQTSAGNLRYYDVGDGPTVLFLHGSGPGVTGWRNFRGVLPTFAERFRCLVLEFPGFGVSDDWGGHPMVTAQGTVTPFLDALGVERVDIVGNSMGGGVGINTAITAPERVGRLVTIGGIGTTIFSPGPSEGIRLLQEFTEDPTRQRLIDWLHSMVYDQSLVTEELIEERWTLATDPETLTAARRMYGKAAFAAMMASMAASDLPMPWARMHKVSAPTLLTWGRDDRVSPLDMALIPMRTIPNAELHVFPNCGHWAMIEAKDAFESVVSAFLNRAD; this is encoded by the coding sequence GTGTCGAATTCCGCTTCGGTCACCAATGGCGCCGGTACGGGGCACGCGCTGCGTGAGATCCAGACCAGTGCCGGCAATTTGCGCTACTACGATGTCGGCGACGGTCCGACCGTCCTGTTCCTGCACGGATCGGGACCCGGAGTCACCGGCTGGCGCAACTTCCGTGGAGTGCTGCCGACCTTCGCCGAACGCTTCCGGTGTCTGGTCCTGGAGTTCCCCGGCTTCGGCGTCTCAGATGACTGGGGCGGGCACCCCATGGTGACCGCTCAAGGGACAGTCACGCCGTTCCTGGACGCACTCGGGGTCGAACGAGTGGACATCGTCGGCAACTCGATGGGCGGCGGCGTCGGCATCAACACGGCGATCACTGCACCTGAACGGGTCGGCCGGCTCGTGACGATCGGCGGGATCGGCACCACCATCTTCTCCCCCGGGCCCAGCGAAGGCATCCGTCTGCTCCAGGAGTTCACCGAGGACCCGACGCGGCAGCGCCTCATCGACTGGCTGCACTCCATGGTTTATGACCAATCGCTGGTCACCGAGGAATTGATCGAGGAGCGGTGGACACTGGCCACCGATCCGGAGACATTGACCGCCGCGCGCCGCATGTACGGAAAGGCCGCGTTCGCGGCGATGATGGCATCGATGGCCGCGTCGGATCTGCCTATGCCGTGGGCACGGATGCACAAGGTTTCTGCGCCCACGCTGCTGACCTGGGGACGCGACGATCGCGTGAGTCCGCTTGATATGGCCCTGATTCCGATGCGCACCATCCCCAACGCAGAGCTGCACGTGTTCCCCAACTGCGGGCACTGGGCGATGATCGAGGCAAAAGATGCCTTCGAGTCGGTGGTTTCTGCATTCTTGAACCGCGCGGACTAG